A single window of Malus sylvestris chromosome 5, drMalSylv7.2, whole genome shotgun sequence DNA harbors:
- the LOC126622748 gene encoding uncharacterized protein LOC126622748 isoform X1: MAPPRSYAIPKGWVMRKKVENDGTEVECFVCLATGLEFGTYNGMMRYVHFAIAREASIYSPDFSPPKKKASFKKGKKKASSKWGKKKASSKQGSNAQKDGGAKKKASSK; this comes from the exons ATGGCACCGCCCAGAAGTTATGCGATTCCTAAGGGCTGGGTGATGCGGAAGAAGGTTGAGAACGACGGGACCGAGGTCGAG TGCTTCGTCTGTCTTGCAACAGGACTAGAATTTGGAACCTATAATGGGATGATGCGGTATGTTCATTTTGCTATAGCTAGAGAAGCTTCCATCTACTCACCG GACTTCAGTCCACCTAAGAAAAAAGCCAGCTTTAAGAAGGGAAAGAAGAAAGCAAGCTCTAAGTGGGGAAAGAAGAAAGCGAGCTCTAAGCAGGGAAGCAATGCCCAAAAGGATGGGGGAGCAAAGAAGAAAGCGAGCTCTAAGTAG
- the LOC126622748 gene encoding uncharacterized protein LOC126622748 isoform X2, with protein MAPPRSYAIPKGWVMRKKVENDGTECFVCLATGLEFGTYNGMMRYVHFAIAREASIYSPDFSPPKKKASFKKGKKKASSKWGKKKASSKQGSNAQKDGGAKKKASSK; from the exons ATGGCACCGCCCAGAAGTTATGCGATTCCTAAGGGCTGGGTGATGCGGAAGAAGGTTGAGAACGACGGGACCGAG TGCTTCGTCTGTCTTGCAACAGGACTAGAATTTGGAACCTATAATGGGATGATGCGGTATGTTCATTTTGCTATAGCTAGAGAAGCTTCCATCTACTCACCG GACTTCAGTCCACCTAAGAAAAAAGCCAGCTTTAAGAAGGGAAAGAAGAAAGCAAGCTCTAAGTGGGGAAAGAAGAAAGCGAGCTCTAAGCAGGGAAGCAATGCCCAAAAGGATGGGGGAGCAAAGAAGAAAGCGAGCTCTAAGTAG